A portion of the Bifidobacterium lemurum genome contains these proteins:
- a CDS encoding FHA domain-containing protein encodes MARSVFLREREAGTVQWTVRINGIDHISVKPGERVEIGRKPLRPLVDDGNTRVDVVDGTKSMSKRHAVFEVQQSGGAVICDLGSTNGTYVVRDNGDLLRLPAGVDFLLPTSPMRMQFGDVPVDLIRVDQLAEDEPEEAPVPDLFGFAVEPAKQEPDAADMSVDDILDLRAGEPTSMFDAASVKRKVSELNLSNPLTQLDPEPVQPRDLFADAATTTAEDAQSQAAPQLVPLTVDDAAARPEPANPFEQVGAEAETPADAAPADALPFASVGTPANVENERSAEWPAFDARPASTVLPESDSQSVESDQFAPAGTGASDSHAAVETQPVDGQPADQAAERSVPQMEEPQSAAPQQFVFTPMEDAAPVSAQTTPATGTPIAFTAMESGTDVETAGYTPAFEPGSVFERVSKGEFDAQEQVVQVDGLTSDDARRTEDFSVQFEMARHPELLPFLAMNPSLYDDLYSWLSAQGNRDIDEALAHNQGYQDYCEAVGK; translated from the coding sequence ATGGCTCGTAGTGTGTTTTTGCGTGAAAGGGAGGCTGGCACGGTGCAGTGGACGGTGAGAATCAATGGGATCGACCATATCAGCGTCAAACCGGGCGAGCGCGTGGAAATCGGCCGTAAGCCGTTGCGTCCGTTGGTGGATGACGGCAATACGCGCGTCGATGTGGTCGACGGCACCAAGTCGATGTCGAAACGTCATGCGGTGTTCGAGGTGCAGCAGTCCGGCGGCGCGGTCATCTGCGATTTGGGATCGACCAATGGCACCTACGTGGTACGCGATAACGGCGACCTGCTGCGGCTTCCCGCGGGCGTCGACTTTCTGCTGCCCACATCGCCGATGCGCATGCAGTTCGGCGATGTGCCGGTGGATCTGATCCGCGTCGACCAGCTGGCCGAGGACGAGCCCGAGGAGGCACCCGTGCCCGACCTGTTCGGCTTCGCCGTCGAGCCCGCCAAGCAGGAACCGGATGCCGCCGACATGTCGGTGGACGATATTCTCGACCTACGGGCCGGCGAACCCACCAGCATGTTCGACGCCGCCAGCGTGAAGCGCAAGGTGAGCGAACTCAATCTCTCCAACCCGTTGACCCAGCTCGATCCCGAACCCGTGCAGCCCCGCGATCTCTTCGCCGACGCGGCTACCACCACGGCCGAGGACGCCCAGTCGCAGGCCGCGCCGCAGTTGGTGCCGTTGACCGTTGATGACGCCGCCGCGCGACCTGAACCGGCGAACCCGTTCGAGCAGGTGGGTGCCGAGGCTGAGACACCTGCCGACGCCGCGCCTGCCGACGCTCTGCCGTTCGCTTCGGTGGGGACGCCCGCGAACGTGGAGAACGAGCGATCCGCCGAGTGGCCCGCGTTCGACGCGCGGCCCGCGTCCACCGTGCTGCCTGAGTCCGATAGCCAGTCCGTCGAATCCGATCAATTCGCTCCGGCCGGGACGGGGGCTTCCGATTCGCACGCCGCCGTTGAGACGCAGCCTGTGGATGGGCAGCCGGCGGATCAGGCGGCCGAACGGTCGGTCCCCCAGATGGAAGAGCCGCAATCGGCCGCGCCGCAGCAGTTCGTATTCACTCCCATGGAGGACGCCGCTCCCGTGAGCGCGCAAACGACGCCTGCCACGGGCACTCCGATCGCATTCACCGCGATGGAGTCCGGCACCGACGTGGAGACGGCCGGCTATACCCCCGCCTTCGAACCCGGTTCCGTGTTCGAGCGTGTGTCCAAGGGGGAGTTCGACGCGCAGGAGCAAGTGGTGCAGGTCGATGGGCTGACCTCCGACGACGCGCGCCGCACCGAGGATTTCTCCGTGCAGTTCGAAATGGCCCGCCATCCCGAACTGTTGCCGTTCCTCGCAATGAACCCATCGCTGTACGACGACCTCTATTCGTGGCTGTCCGCGCAGGGCAACCGTGACATCGACGAGGCGCTCGCCCATAATCAGGGCTATCAGGACTACTGTGAGGCAGTTGGAAAGTGA
- a CDS encoding helicase: MSENTNSRLDTIRQWREQYRAALPPSPLEDIKQLGAQLDMTHAHPSGIAQLFASGHANLAALFRDSGMLKASGRHISRVIDDRNAKQRVSGVAELSLAVGVATWHGNALPVLLYPVDVALPQVGESEGNTTIRFTGHVALNDVFVSVMHSQGVMLDEAALFDGANYESGTPETSAMFAKITAEAEARIADFTIERRIVLGCFMEPSALTLSESQRLIDQLEDGPTGNVLLDALAGNEAAMATLGDTDLPQFSPFDADPHGEYEVGDVDNTVRYAANVAASGRSIVLDGDVAKDTEQQAVAIATRCVMNGRSVLYVPGVAEQKRRFTQAMNANELGGLMLDVADDGMNASIDRQLITAVGFQPGVATQRFDQLADELVGVRSRLTRYLGDLHGLNEEWGVSAYQTIQNLARIAVLPTHPATRVRLSKGSAQSIGGQMDEWIGKLERAGELGEFVIGPEDTAWFGASITTEDEAVAVYQRVSDLLGKLLPATREQVTRTVETCGFPVPPTAREWGRQVTVLKNLRRVLDVFQPEIFERDIDAMIEASKPKAQRKAEGTSMGFWERRRHVKEARGLLRAGAQVENLHEALKVVAKQADQWHQFVPHGGWPVLPSKLDEIIATQEAVSQHMTALDAVLATTPQGGNFETSDFNDAEQRLTMLFDDHIALDTLPERCRLEQEFDAHGLGEFVGDLRARRVDPEAVRGELQLAWWTTVFEDIVRSSAIISNQDGSALQTASDRFAQVDIEHVRSIGPMVAQESMRRLCDMLFSRTQEANQLHTVLAGRANVPISRIRRDHPEILAAAKPVLVATPGTLAALTEPSELADVAILDACAHIPAVQMLSIVSRARQIVVLAHGATVTCSSLKLLMDMLPHIDATSRPVRRDQRLSAFLESEGYGAVRHDTAAEAMRGHVRLHSLEATGVPVMLSGLVESSQREIDEVVRIITERAASFTIVPAGYTLSVVTLTEVFRTRLGSELKSLAAKNKSMGRFLRHVRLVSLREVAGSHATDVILSLCYAKTSHGRLLQQFGVLEDEGGRGMLLDALALADRHLDIVSAFTAEDLDDERLHQPGPKLLKSMLAWAQRLGDQTARPSERDSGDNVLFSDLADRIRARGLDATVGYGFERGMTIPLVVGLKGKPYALAVLTDDAGFMGIQSTRERHRLLMQHLNTLGWNVMAVWSVAAFVNPDKEVDRIVARIAEIYREVK; the protein is encoded by the coding sequence ATGAGCGAAAACACCAATAGCCGTCTCGACACGATCCGTCAGTGGCGCGAGCAGTATCGCGCGGCGTTGCCACCGTCGCCGCTGGAGGACATCAAACAACTGGGCGCGCAGCTCGATATGACGCACGCCCATCCCTCCGGCATCGCGCAACTGTTCGCCAGCGGACATGCGAATCTCGCCGCGTTGTTCCGCGACAGCGGCATGCTCAAAGCGTCCGGCCGCCACATCTCGCGCGTGATCGACGACCGCAACGCCAAACAGCGCGTCAGCGGCGTGGCCGAACTCTCGCTGGCGGTCGGCGTCGCCACTTGGCATGGCAACGCCCTGCCGGTGCTGCTGTATCCGGTGGACGTCGCGCTGCCGCAGGTGGGTGAGTCGGAGGGCAACACCACGATCCGTTTCACCGGACATGTGGCGCTCAACGACGTGTTCGTCTCCGTCATGCACAGCCAGGGCGTCATGCTGGACGAGGCCGCGCTCTTCGACGGCGCGAACTACGAAAGCGGAACTCCGGAGACCTCCGCCATGTTCGCGAAGATCACCGCCGAGGCGGAGGCGCGGATCGCCGACTTCACCATTGAACGGCGCATCGTGCTCGGCTGCTTCATGGAGCCCTCCGCGTTGACGCTCAGCGAAAGCCAACGGCTGATCGACCAGCTTGAGGATGGTCCGACCGGCAATGTGCTGCTGGACGCGCTGGCGGGCAACGAGGCCGCGATGGCCACGCTGGGTGATACCGACCTGCCTCAGTTCAGTCCCTTCGACGCCGATCCGCACGGCGAGTACGAGGTCGGCGATGTGGACAACACCGTGCGCTACGCCGCCAATGTCGCGGCTTCCGGGCGCAGCATCGTTCTCGACGGCGACGTGGCCAAAGACACCGAGCAGCAGGCGGTCGCCATCGCCACACGGTGCGTGATGAACGGACGCTCCGTGCTGTACGTGCCCGGAGTGGCCGAACAGAAGCGTCGTTTCACGCAGGCCATGAACGCCAACGAACTCGGCGGACTGATGCTCGACGTGGCCGACGACGGCATGAACGCCTCCATCGACCGCCAGCTCATCACCGCGGTCGGGTTCCAGCCCGGCGTCGCAACCCAGCGCTTCGACCAGTTGGCCGACGAGCTGGTCGGCGTGCGTTCGCGTCTGACCCGGTATCTCGGCGACCTGCACGGCCTCAACGAGGAGTGGGGAGTCTCCGCCTACCAGACCATCCAGAACCTGGCCCGTATCGCGGTGCTGCCCACGCATCCCGCCACGCGCGTGCGCCTGAGCAAGGGAAGCGCGCAAAGCATCGGCGGTCAGATGGACGAGTGGATCGGCAAACTCGAGCGCGCCGGCGAACTCGGCGAATTCGTGATCGGCCCCGAAGACACCGCATGGTTCGGCGCGTCCATCACCACCGAGGACGAAGCCGTCGCCGTCTATCAGCGGGTGTCCGACCTGCTGGGCAAGCTGCTGCCCGCCACACGCGAGCAGGTGACCCGTACCGTGGAGACCTGCGGATTCCCCGTGCCGCCCACCGCCCGTGAGTGGGGGCGTCAGGTCACCGTGCTGAAGAATCTGCGCCGTGTGCTCGACGTGTTCCAGCCGGAGATCTTCGAACGCGATATCGACGCGATGATCGAGGCGAGCAAGCCCAAGGCGCAACGCAAGGCCGAAGGCACGTCGATGGGCTTCTGGGAACGCAGACGCCATGTCAAGGAGGCCCGTGGGCTGCTGCGCGCCGGCGCGCAGGTCGAGAACCTGCACGAGGCGCTGAAGGTGGTGGCCAAGCAGGCCGACCAGTGGCACCAGTTCGTGCCGCACGGCGGCTGGCCCGTGCTGCCGAGCAAGCTTGACGAGATCATCGCCACGCAGGAGGCCGTGTCGCAGCATATGACCGCGCTGGACGCGGTGCTCGCCACCACTCCGCAGGGAGGCAATTTCGAAACCTCGGACTTCAACGATGCCGAGCAGCGGCTGACCATGCTGTTCGACGACCATATCGCGTTGGACACCCTGCCGGAGCGTTGCCGTCTGGAGCAGGAGTTCGACGCCCATGGTCTTGGCGAGTTCGTCGGGGATCTGCGCGCGCGCCGTGTGGACCCCGAAGCGGTGCGCGGCGAGCTGCAGCTGGCATGGTGGACCACGGTGTTCGAGGACATCGTGCGTTCCTCCGCCATCATCTCCAACCAGGACGGTTCCGCCCTGCAGACCGCATCCGACCGCTTCGCCCAGGTGGACATCGAGCATGTGCGTTCGATCGGCCCCATGGTCGCGCAGGAGTCGATGCGTCGTCTGTGCGATATGCTGTTCTCGCGCACGCAGGAGGCGAACCAGCTGCATACGGTGCTCGCCGGCCGCGCCAACGTGCCGATCAGCCGCATCCGCCGCGACCATCCCGAAATCCTCGCCGCCGCGAAGCCGGTGCTGGTGGCCACCCCGGGCACGCTTGCCGCGCTCACCGAGCCGTCGGAACTCGCCGACGTGGCGATTCTCGACGCGTGCGCGCATATCCCGGCCGTGCAGATGCTCTCCATCGTCAGCCGCGCCCGTCAGATCGTCGTGCTCGCGCATGGCGCCACGGTGACCTGCTCCAGCCTGAAGCTGTTGATGGATATGCTGCCGCATATCGACGCGACCTCCCGCCCCGTGCGCCGCGACCAGCGTCTGAGCGCGTTCCTCGAATCCGAAGGCTATGGCGCGGTGCGTCATGACACCGCCGCCGAGGCCATGCGGGGCCATGTGCGGCTGCATTCGCTCGAGGCGACCGGCGTGCCGGTGATGCTGTCCGGTCTGGTGGAATCCAGCCAGCGTGAAATCGACGAGGTGGTGCGCATCATCACCGAGCGCGCCGCGAGCTTCACCATCGTGCCGGCCGGATATACGCTGTCCGTCGTGACGCTTACCGAGGTGTTCCGCACGCGTCTCGGCTCCGAGCTGAAGTCGCTGGCCGCGAAGAACAAGTCGATGGGCCGGTTCCTGCGCCATGTGCGGCTGGTTTCCCTGCGCGAGGTGGCAGGCTCCCACGCCACCGACGTGATTCTGTCGCTGTGCTACGCGAAGACTTCGCATGGCCGTCTGCTGCAGCAGTTCGGCGTGCTGGAGGACGAAGGCGGCCGCGGCATGCTGTTGGACGCTCTGGCCTTGGCCGACCGCCACCTCGATATCGTCAGCGCGTTCACCGCCGAGGATCTCGACGATGAACGCCTGCACCAGCCCGGCCCCAAACTGCTTAAGTCCATGCTGGCATGGGCCCAGCGGCTCGGCGACCAGACCGCGCGTCCCTCCGAGCGGGATTCCGGCGACAATGTGTTGTTCTCCGATCTGGCCGACCGCATCCGCGCCCGCGGGCTTGACGCCACGGTGGGATACGGTTTCGAGCGCGGCATGACGATTCCGCTGGTCGTCGGGCTCAAGGGCAAGCCGTACGCGTTGGCCGTGCTGACCGACGACGCGGGATTCATGGGCATCCAATCCACCCGTGAGCGCCATCGTCTGCTGATGCAGCATCTGAACACGCTCGGATGGAACGTGATGGCCGTGTGGAGCGTGGCCGCGTTCGTCAACCCCGACAAGGAGGTCGACCGCATCGTGGCGCGCATCGCCGAAATCTACCGGGAGGTCAAGTAG
- a CDS encoding FmdB family zinc ribbon protein: MPTYHYRCKNCGYDFTEHQSFDDDPITVCPECGEAQVRKVFSAVPVTFKGSGFYRTDGASGGSTK; this comes from the coding sequence ATGCCCACGTATCATTATCGCTGCAAGAACTGCGGCTATGATTTCACCGAACACCAGTCGTTCGACGACGACCCGATCACCGTATGCCCCGAATGCGGCGAGGCGCAGGTGCGCAAGGTCTTCTCCGCCGTGCCGGTCACCTTCAAAGGCAGCGGCTTCTACCGCACGGACGGCGCGTCCGGCGGCTCCACGAAATAA
- the rplL gene encoding 50S ribosomal protein L7/L12, producing MAKYTNEELLEAFGEMTLVELSEFVKAFEEKFDVEAAAPAAVAVAAAPGAAAAAEEEKDEFDVVLAAVGDKKIQVIKAVRAITNLGLAEAKALVDGAPKPVLEKAKKEDAEKAKAQLEEAGATVELK from the coding sequence ATGGCTAAGTACACCAACGAAGAGCTGCTGGAAGCCTTTGGTGAGATGACCCTCGTCGAGCTCTCCGAGTTCGTCAAGGCCTTCGAGGAGAAGTTCGACGTCGAGGCCGCCGCTCCGGCCGCCGTCGCCGTTGCCGCCGCTCCGGGCGCCGCTGCCGCCGCTGAGGAAGAGAAGGACGAGTTCGACGTCGTCCTCGCCGCCGTCGGCGACAAGAAGATCCAGGTGATCAAGGCCGTGCGCGCCATCACCAACCTCGGCCTGGCCGAGGCCAAGGCCCTCGTGGACGGCGCTCCGAAGCCGGTTCTGGAGAAGGCCAAGAAGGAAGACGCCGAGAAGGCCAAGGCTCAGCTGGAAGAGGCTGGCGCCACCGTCGAGCTCAAGTAA
- a CDS encoding 5-formyltetrahydrofolate cyclo-ligase: protein MEDLRTKAALRKATLTRRKTVPVGERERAGVALASRIGELPAATTVAAYVSMGNEIPMAPTLQAWLDAGVRVLVPRLGSGLRIGWSVLPAVARLRDVDADGAPIASITNDGAGDETPISFETPASPEVAASPTTLASPTTLASPMALASPAASASRPRSRNPRRPQEPDGEVLPAEALAQADLIVVPALAVDQQGVRLGRGGGWYDRALAHRRADTPVFAVVWPWEVVDGPLPHEAHDVPVDGVLGVDGVVAFARSGAGCQPHD, encoded by the coding sequence ATGGAAGACCTGCGGACCAAAGCGGCGCTGCGCAAAGCCACGCTCACCCGGCGCAAAACCGTGCCCGTCGGGGAACGCGAGCGGGCAGGCGTCGCGTTGGCGTCCCGGATCGGCGAACTGCCGGCGGCGACGACGGTGGCGGCGTACGTGTCGATGGGCAACGAGATCCCGATGGCGCCCACATTGCAGGCCTGGCTTGACGCGGGCGTGCGCGTGCTGGTGCCGCGTCTGGGCTCGGGGCTGCGGATCGGATGGAGCGTGTTGCCCGCGGTCGCGCGTCTGCGGGATGTGGATGCCGACGGCGCTCCCATCGCATCAATCACGAACGATGGTGCGGGCGATGAGACGCCCATATCGTTCGAGACGCCCGCATCGCCCGAGGTGGCCGCTTCGCCTACGACACTCGCTTCACCTACGACACTTGCTTCACCTATGGCACTCGCTTCACCTGCGGCGTCCGCATCGCGGCCCCGGTCGCGCAATCCCCGCCGCCCCCAAGAGCCGGATGGCGAGGTACTGCCGGCCGAGGCGCTGGCTCAGGCCGATCTGATTGTGGTACCCGCCTTGGCGGTGGACCAGCAAGGCGTGCGCTTGGGGCGAGGCGGCGGATGGTACGACCGCGCGCTGGCGCATCGTCGCGCCGATACGCCGGTGTTCGCCGTGGTGTGGCCTTGGGAGGTCGTCGACGGTCCGCTCCCCCATGAGGCGCATGACGTGCCGGTGGATGGGGTGCTGGGCGTGGACGGCGTCGTCGCGTTCGCCAGAAGCGGTGCCGGCTGTCAGCCCCATGACTAG
- a CDS encoding magnesium transporter yields the protein MQAETSQVRLSDEHIARVRGLRRAAARRRRILVLSLAAVTVLVLVLAIVLRFSPLFALIPAALLAGALALGVNAAKQAREWERKVRLAKRSQARNGQAVKAPARPVAGDTLADEVVVEGGEAATDVMEQREVRRVLRQAQIAKAQAMALREAADAAEADEGFSHDVQDRQGAAVDSAMSDEAVASADSPAQMREQEQEPQDDHTTQLDRIRPSQALDAFEMAVSQDLISFSLGSPRNTAEERTAEPQSLEIKSMRQVAKAEPVGEATAELISEQARKVAEQDAASFHAREERTDIDPPAATSDSLGAGLESILSRRSA from the coding sequence GTGCAGGCAGAAACATCGCAGGTCAGGTTGAGCGACGAACATATTGCCCGCGTGCGGGGGTTGCGTCGTGCGGCCGCGCGTCGTCGCCGTATCCTGGTGCTGTCGTTGGCCGCCGTCACCGTGCTGGTGCTGGTGCTGGCGATCGTGTTGCGGTTCAGCCCGCTGTTCGCGCTGATTCCGGCGGCGCTGCTCGCCGGCGCGTTGGCGTTGGGCGTCAACGCGGCGAAACAGGCGCGCGAATGGGAGCGCAAGGTGCGTCTCGCCAAGCGCTCGCAGGCGAGGAACGGGCAGGCCGTCAAAGCTCCGGCGCGGCCGGTCGCGGGGGATACGCTCGCCGACGAGGTGGTGGTCGAGGGCGGTGAGGCCGCTACCGACGTGATGGAGCAGCGTGAGGTCCGCCGCGTGTTGCGTCAGGCGCAGATCGCCAAAGCCCAGGCGATGGCGTTGCGTGAGGCCGCCGATGCCGCCGAGGCCGATGAAGGATTCTCCCATGACGTGCAGGATCGGCAGGGTGCGGCCGTCGATTCCGCCATGTCCGATGAAGCCGTTGCGTCCGCTGATTCCCCGGCTCAGATGCGCGAGCAGGAGCAGGAACCGCAGGACGACCACACCACGCAGCTCGATCGGATCCGCCCCTCGCAGGCTTTGGACGCGTTCGAGATGGCCGTCTCTCAGGACCTCATCTCCTTCTCGCTGGGTTCGCCGCGCAATACCGCCGAGGAGCGCACCGCCGAGCCTCAGAGTCTTGAGATCAAGTCGATGCGACAGGTCGCCAAGGCCGAACCGGTGGGCGAGGCGACCGCCGAATTGATCTCCGAACAGGCCCGCAAGGTCGCCGAGCAGGACGCGGCCTCCTTCCACGCCCGCGAGGAGCGCACGGACATCGATCCGCCGGCCGCCACGTCGGATTCCCTGGGCGCGGGTCTCGAATCCATTCTTTCCCGCCGTTCCGCCTGA
- a CDS encoding GNAT family N-acetyltransferase → MPYRLHAPAGGVPIMLRPLTADDADEWNDVRWTNDEWLKPWESGDPMHGPGLTYNQWMQRLRRNEQQGVGAVFAIEYQTRIIGQVSLGAICYGAMRTGVIGYWVDQRHAGHGIAPMAVALLADWALTDFTGPALHRVEIAILPENERSRRVARKLGARFEGVRERYMYVNGRWRDHETYALLAEDSGEGGFAARLARGSNEAS, encoded by the coding sequence ATGCCGTACCGATTGCATGCGCCGGCCGGCGGCGTGCCGATCATGCTGCGTCCGTTGACGGCGGACGACGCCGACGAGTGGAACGATGTGCGCTGGACCAACGATGAATGGCTCAAACCTTGGGAATCCGGCGACCCGATGCACGGCCCCGGCCTGACCTACAACCAGTGGATGCAGCGCCTGCGACGCAACGAGCAGCAGGGTGTGGGCGCGGTGTTCGCGATCGAATACCAGACCCGCATCATCGGGCAGGTTTCGTTGGGCGCCATCTGCTATGGGGCGATGCGCACCGGCGTGATCGGCTACTGGGTCGATCAGAGGCATGCGGGGCATGGCATCGCGCCCATGGCCGTCGCGCTTCTGGCGGACTGGGCGCTCACCGACTTCACCGGTCCCGCGTTGCATCGTGTGGAAATCGCCATCCTGCCCGAAAACGAACGTTCCCGTCGTGTGGCGCGGAAACTGGGCGCGCGTTTCGAAGGCGTGCGCGAACGGTATATGTACGTCAACGGCCGATGGCGCGACCATGAGACCTACGCGCTGCTGGCGGAGGACTCCGGGGAAGGCGGATTCGCGGCCCGTCTCGCGCGGGGATCGAACGAGGCCTCATAG
- the rplJ gene encoding 50S ribosomal protein L10, with the protein MKRPEKEVVVAQLTEQFRNADAVYLTEYRGLTVPQISDLREKLGRDTSYTVAKNTLARIAAKEAGIEGLDEILSGPTAVTFVKGDFIEVAKILRDFAKENKALVVKGAAADGIVYDAEAAQKLADLKSRPQLLAEFAGDVKATMAKAAYLFNALPTKAVRTIDALREKQEKAA; encoded by the coding sequence ATGAAGAGGCCCGAAAAGGAAGTGGTGGTCGCCCAGCTTACGGAGCAGTTCCGTAACGCTGACGCCGTCTACCTGACCGAGTACCGCGGGCTTACCGTTCCGCAGATCTCCGATCTGCGCGAGAAGCTAGGCCGCGATACTTCCTACACTGTGGCTAAGAACACGCTGGCACGCATCGCCGCCAAGGAAGCGGGCATCGAAGGTCTCGACGAGATCCTCTCCGGCCCGACCGCCGTCACGTTCGTGAAGGGCGACTTCATTGAGGTTGCGAAGATCCTGCGTGACTTTGCCAAGGAAAACAAGGCTCTGGTTGTCAAGGGTGCCGCCGCCGACGGCATCGTGTACGACGCCGAAGCCGCTCAGAAGCTGGCGGACCTCAAGTCCCGCCCGCAGCTGCTCGCCGAGTTCGCCGGCGACGTCAAGGCTACGATGGCCAAGGCCGCGTACCTGTTCAACGCCCTGCCGACCAAGGCCGTGCGTACGATCGACGCCCTGCGCGAGAAGCAGGAGAAGGCTGCCTGA
- a CDS encoding SAF domain-containing protein, with amino-acid sequence MRIPQRDSLIHRRAMARLRRCLAACCAAAAVCAVISAVISTVATMPVVVARTAIRRGETIAETDVMWADMPVSTTSRLLVDSTALVVGRVAQVDIDVGQPFTTHMARDSPVTPEGHTVIEVRLSSDAGRLIAGDTVALVSATGCDAGDGGDTSGGVDPAGDSTFGSTGGSEAGANSGEDAAPWEIGLGEGSCVLTRSALAMETPRSDEASANLGPSTGMGSVVPFAMPPRDALRVMASQEAGAIVAVAR; translated from the coding sequence ATGCGAATCCCCCAACGGGATTCCTTGATCCACCGTCGCGCGATGGCGCGGCTGCGACGGTGTCTTGCGGCATGCTGCGCCGCGGCGGCCGTCTGCGCGGTGATATCCGCGGTCATCTCCACGGTGGCGACCATGCCGGTGGTGGTGGCGAGGACGGCGATCCGACGCGGCGAGACGATCGCCGAGACGGATGTGATGTGGGCGGATATGCCCGTATCGACGACCAGCCGTCTGCTGGTCGACTCCACCGCATTGGTGGTGGGACGGGTGGCGCAGGTCGACATCGACGTCGGACAGCCCTTCACCACGCATATGGCGAGGGATTCCCCGGTCACGCCGGAGGGACACACGGTGATCGAAGTGCGTCTGTCCAGCGACGCCGGACGGCTTATCGCCGGAGACACGGTCGCGCTGGTGTCCGCCACGGGCTGCGACGCGGGCGATGGGGGCGACACGAGTGGCGGCGTCGACCCGGCGGGAGACTCGACGTTCGGCTCGACCGGTGGCTCCGAAGCCGGGGCCAATTCCGGTGAGGATGCCGCCCCTTGGGAGATCGGCCTTGGGGAGGGATCGTGCGTGTTGACGCGATCCGCCTTGGCGATGGAAACTCCCCGCTCCGATGAGGCGTCAGCCAACTTGGGGCCGTCCACCGGCATGGGTTCGGTGGTGCCGTTCGCCATGCCGCCGCGCGACGCGTTGCGGGTGATGGCCTCGCAGGAGGCCGGTGCCATCGTGGCGGTCGCGCGGTAG
- a CDS encoding ABC transporter substrate-binding protein, producing MFNAKKVVAALGALAMSVGLLAGCGSSSSSDEGTGTADDPVTLTFWTWQPTDTQWETIYAEFQKEYPNIKIDWWRTSEMSDYQKKLQTAMAGGEGPDVFGLQAGSTVEQYGRFAADMQELADQYMSGWDSEVSEGAVEQVTDADGKLVAMPTITSGSEYLLYNKTLLEENGVTELPTTYDELVEVNKTLTDKGLMPLALGAKDGWHLDDIFVWLSNQYGEGDVYEAAEGKKSFTDETFVKTLEAWQQMIDDGLFQDGAVGTSTYPDARDNYFYSRKSAFFPTGSWHVSAVLPNDETKGTSVENDELGMMEFPTVGDNATGPTTGVDFALAVNKDSKKQEAAMKFVEFMTTGAGQQEWINTLQGAPVAKGMEVQVPEDATESAKESIALVTEGQSEATLNRKLTSQELNDEIGVQMQNIYTGDATVESALEAIQQVSESIER from the coding sequence ATGTTCAACGCAAAAAAGGTCGTGGCCGCGCTTGGCGCGCTGGCCATGTCGGTCGGTCTGCTCGCCGGTTGCGGTTCCAGCTCGTCGTCCGATGAAGGCACCGGCACCGCAGATGATCCCGTGACCCTGACATTCTGGACCTGGCAGCCCACTGACACCCAGTGGGAGACCATCTACGCCGAATTCCAGAAGGAATATCCGAACATCAAGATCGACTGGTGGCGTACGTCGGAGATGTCGGATTACCAGAAGAAGCTGCAGACCGCCATGGCCGGCGGCGAAGGGCCGGATGTGTTCGGTTTGCAGGCGGGCAGCACCGTCGAGCAGTATGGCCGCTTTGCCGCGGATATGCAGGAGCTGGCCGACCAGTATATGTCCGGTTGGGATTCCGAGGTCTCTGAAGGCGCCGTCGAACAGGTGACGGATGCTGACGGCAAACTGGTGGCTATGCCGACCATTACCTCCGGCTCCGAGTATCTGCTGTACAACAAGACGCTGTTGGAGGAGAACGGCGTCACCGAGCTGCCCACTACCTACGATGAGCTGGTGGAAGTCAACAAGACCCTTACCGATAAGGGGTTGATGCCGTTGGCGCTTGGTGCCAAGGACGGTTGGCATCTTGACGACATTTTCGTGTGGCTTTCCAACCAGTATGGCGAAGGCGACGTCTACGAAGCCGCTGAGGGGAAGAAGTCGTTCACCGATGAGACGTTCGTCAAAACCCTTGAAGCATGGCAGCAGATGATCGATGATGGGCTGTTCCAGGATGGCGCGGTTGGCACCTCGACCTATCCGGATGCCCGCGACAACTACTTCTACTCGAGGAAGAGCGCGTTCTTCCCGACCGGATCCTGGCATGTCTCCGCCGTGTTGCCGAACGATGAAACCAAGGGCACCTCCGTCGAAAACGATGAACTGGGCATGATGGAGTTCCCGACCGTGGGCGACAACGCGACCGGTCCGACCACGGGCGTCGACTTCGCGCTTGCCGTGAATAAGGACTCCAAGAAGCAGGAGGCCGCCATGAAGTTCGTGGAATTCATGACCACGGGCGCTGGTCAGCAGGAGTGGATCAACACCTTGCAAGGTGCTCCGGTCGCCAAGGGCATGGAGGTCCAGGTGCCTGAGGATGCCACCGAATCCGCCAAGGAGAGCATCGCGCTGGTGACAGAAGGACAATCCGAGGCCACGCTCAACCGTAAGCTCACCTCCCAGGAGCTTAACGATGAGATTGGCGTGCAGATGCAGAACATCTACACCGGCGATGCCACCGTCGAATCCGCGTTGGAAGCCATCCAACAGGTGAGCGAAAGCATCGAACGTTAG